In the Pirellulales bacterium genome, one interval contains:
- the dcd gene encoding dCTP deaminase, protein MILSGNEIREQLGSNIVIDPFDPARLNPNSYNLSLHDELLVYEEVVLDMLKPNRVRRITIPPQGLVLNPHQLYLGRTVERTETHNLVPMIEGRSSIGRLGLFVHVTAGFGDVGFCGFWTLEMFAVQPVRVYPGVPICQIFYHQIAGSYTEYDSDKYQHNHDIQPSMLFKELNPDSTNDPQLQLAFGMERVVN, encoded by the coding sequence ATGATTCTCTCCGGCAATGAAATCCGCGAGCAGCTTGGCAGCAATATCGTGATCGATCCGTTCGATCCCGCGCGGCTCAACCCGAACAGCTACAACTTGTCGCTGCACGACGAGCTGCTGGTTTACGAAGAAGTCGTGCTCGACATGCTCAAGCCGAACCGCGTGCGCCGGATCACGATTCCGCCGCAAGGGCTCGTCCTGAATCCGCACCAGCTTTATCTGGGGCGAACCGTCGAGCGAACCGAAACGCACAACCTGGTGCCGATGATCGAAGGGCGTTCGTCGATCGGCCGGCTAGGACTGTTCGTACACGTCACGGCCGGCTTCGGCGACGTCGGTTTTTGTGGCTTTTGGACGTTGGAGATGTTTGCCGTGCAGCCGGTGCGTGTCTACCCCGGCGTGCCGATTTGCCAGATCTTCTACCACCAGATCGCCGGCAGCTACACGGAATACGACAGCGACAAATATCAGCACAACCACGACATCCAGCCCAGCATGCTCTTCAAGGAACTGAACCCAGACTCGACCAACGACCCGCAACTGCAGTTGGCCTTTGGGATGGAGCGGGTGGTGAACTGA
- a CDS encoding MoaD/ThiS family protein: MMVRVKLFAAARELAGQDALDVTLPAGATIAQLRQAIVAQASSLEGLSRHVWFAIGTDYADDAQPLVDGLEVACIPPVSGG, from the coding sequence ATGATGGTGCGGGTGAAACTATTCGCCGCCGCGCGCGAGCTGGCCGGGCAAGATGCGCTTGATGTGACGCTCCCGGCCGGCGCGACGATTGCCCAATTGCGTCAGGCGATCGTCGCGCAGGCGTCGTCGCTCGAAGGGCTGTCGCGTCATGTGTGGTTTGCCATCGGCACCGACTACGCCGACGATGCGCAGCCGCTCGTCGATGGGCTGGAGGTCGCGTGCATTCCACCGGTGAGCGGAGGATAA
- the folE gene encoding GTP cyclohydrolase I FolE, which translates to MADATDAVYESLTAELDEGSPVTGGAAGQVDQARIRRAVREILAAVGEDPDREGLRETPARVARMYAELFSGLHDDGRQHLKKFFTEKYDEVVLVKDISFNSMCEHHMLPFMGKAHVGYLPNGRVVGLSKIARVIEVVSRRPQVQERMTETIADLLVEELQAKGVAVVIEASHSCMTIRGIRKPGSICVTSAMRGVFRSNLSSRSEIMNLIYGDRR; encoded by the coding sequence ATGGCGGATGCGACCGACGCGGTTTACGAATCCCTGACCGCCGAACTTGATGAAGGCTCGCCGGTGACCGGCGGGGCCGCTGGCCAGGTTGATCAGGCCCGCATTCGCCGTGCCGTGCGCGAGATTCTGGCGGCCGTGGGCGAAGACCCCGATCGCGAGGGGCTGCGCGAAACGCCGGCCCGCGTTGCCCGCATGTATGCCGAACTCTTCAGCGGCCTCCACGACGACGGCCGGCAGCACCTGAAGAAGTTTTTCACGGAAAAATACGACGAAGTCGTGCTGGTCAAGGACATCAGCTTCAATAGCATGTGCGAGCACCACATGCTGCCGTTCATGGGCAAGGCCCACGTCGGCTATTTGCCCAACGGCCGCGTGGTAGGTCTGAGCAAGATCGCCCGCGTGATCGAGGTCGTGTCGCGCCGCCCGCAAGTGCAGGAGCGTATGACCGAGACGATCGCCGACCTGTTGGTCGAAGAATTGCAGGCCAAGGGCGTGGCGGTCGTCATCGAGGCTTCGCACTCTTGCATGACGATCCGCGGCATCCGGAAGCCGGGCAGCATCTGCGTCACGTCGGCCATGCGCGGCGTGTTCCGCTCGAACCTCTCGAGCCGCTCGGAAATCATGAACCTGATCTACGGCGATCGCCGATAA
- a CDS encoding molybdenum cofactor biosynthesis protein MoaE, protein MVELTQSPIDTTALLARVSSTAAGAVVLFVGTTREFTADRRTASLDYECLPEMARQKLAELETEARERWPLVECAIVHRLGHVELGEASVAIAVSSPHRDAAFAAGKWLIDTLKVVVPIWKKENWADGTSEWVHPGFTPGREPEPHDPRP, encoded by the coding sequence GTGGTGGAGCTCACCCAATCACCGATCGACACCACGGCGCTGCTCGCACGAGTGAGCTCGACAGCCGCTGGCGCCGTGGTCCTGTTCGTCGGTACCACGCGCGAGTTCACGGCCGACCGCCGCACCGCGTCGCTCGACTACGAATGCTTGCCCGAAATGGCCCGGCAGAAGCTGGCCGAGCTCGAAACCGAAGCGCGGGAACGCTGGCCGCTTGTCGAATGCGCGATCGTCCACCGTCTGGGCCACGTTGAGCTGGGCGAAGCCAGTGTGGCCATCGCCGTCAGCTCACCCCATCGCGACGCCGCGTTTGCGGCCGGCAAATGGCTCATCGACACGTTGAAAGTCGTGGTGCCGATCTGGAAGAAGGAAAACTGGGCCGACGGCACCAGCGAATGGGTACATCCCGGCTTTACACCGGGCCGCGAGCCCGAGCCGCACGACCCACGCCCCTGA
- the nth gene encoding endonuclease III, which yields MRVARKLAQLYPDAECALVHESPLELLIATILSAQCTDARVNIVTKELFQKYRSAEDFARAPLPQLEKGVKTTGFFRNKAKNIKACCQQLVDKHGGEVPRDMESLVVLPGVGRKTANVVLGTAFGIPSGVVVDTHVSRLSNRMGLTESKDPIKIEQDLMRELPAKEWIAFSHRMIQHGRRVCMARSPQCETCALADICPRIGVEERATSKKGAAKVPKPGGEKQKKAVAKGGTKVASAPKFTAKTKKAGRQPRKAVKAM from the coding sequence ATGCGCGTGGCGCGCAAGCTGGCGCAGCTCTATCCCGATGCGGAGTGCGCGCTGGTCCATGAGTCTCCTCTCGAACTCTTGATCGCCACGATTCTCTCGGCGCAATGCACCGATGCCCGGGTGAATATCGTCACCAAGGAATTGTTCCAGAAATATCGCTCGGCCGAAGATTTCGCGCGGGCCCCCTTGCCCCAATTGGAAAAGGGCGTGAAGACCACCGGCTTCTTCCGCAACAAGGCCAAGAACATCAAGGCCTGCTGCCAACAACTCGTCGACAAGCACGGCGGCGAAGTACCGCGCGACATGGAAAGCCTGGTCGTCTTGCCGGGCGTCGGTCGCAAAACGGCCAATGTCGTGCTGGGGACCGCCTTCGGTATCCCCTCGGGCGTGGTGGTCGACACGCACGTCTCGCGGTTGAGCAACCGGATGGGACTGACCGAGAGCAAAGACCCGATCAAAATCGAGCAGGACCTGATGCGCGAGCTGCCGGCCAAGGAATGGATCGCCTTCAGCCACCGCATGATCCAGCACGGCCGGCGCGTCTGCATGGCGCGATCACCGCAGTGCGAAACGTGTGCGCTCGCGGATATCTGTCCGCGCATCGGCGTCGAGGAGCGTGCGACTTCGAAAAAAGGGGCTGCGAAGGTTCCCAAGCCTGGCGGCGAGAAGCAGAAGAAGGCGGTAGCGAAGGGCGGGACGAAGGTAGCTTCGGCTCCGAAATTCACCGCGAAAACGAAAAAGGCGGGGCGTCAACCGCGGAAAGCGGTTAAGGCAATGTGA
- the moaA gene encoding GTP 3',8-cyclase MoaA → MIDSMSQMMTSAARLMEPDWAGGPLVDTFGRTHNSLRISVTDRCNIRCFYCMPAENVQFKPRHEILSFEEITRFVNVVARLGVNKLRLTGGEPLVRQDLDRLVRALAQVPGIDDIALTTNGILLAEQAQALYDAGLKRLNVSLDALDAETFRRIARRDGFERILEGLFAARRVGFRRIRLNAVAIRGITEAQIVPLGRFAREHGFELRFIEFMPLDADAAWDNSQVLSGEEIRRVLEAEIARLEPLPVVDPSQPATDYRFVDGGGTIGFINPVTQPFCGDCNRLRLTAEGQVRNCLFSTTEWDARALLRRGAADAELAELVRSCVAAKKAGHGINSDAFLKPERAMYQIGG, encoded by the coding sequence ATGATTGACTCTATGAGCCAGATGATGACGAGTGCCGCACGATTGATGGAGCCCGACTGGGCCGGCGGTCCGCTCGTCGACACATTTGGCCGCACGCACAATAGTCTGCGGATTAGCGTCACGGATCGCTGCAATATCCGCTGCTTCTACTGCATGCCGGCTGAAAATGTGCAGTTCAAGCCGCGTCACGAAATCCTGTCGTTCGAGGAGATTACTCGGTTCGTCAACGTGGTCGCCCGGCTCGGCGTGAACAAGCTGCGTCTCACCGGCGGCGAACCGCTGGTGCGGCAAGATCTCGACCGGCTGGTCCGGGCGCTAGCCCAAGTGCCCGGCATCGACGACATCGCGCTCACGACCAATGGTATCCTGCTGGCCGAACAGGCGCAGGCCTTGTATGACGCCGGTCTCAAACGCCTGAATGTCAGTCTTGATGCGCTCGATGCCGAGACCTTTCGCCGCATTGCCCGGCGTGACGGGTTCGAGCGCATCCTGGAAGGGTTATTCGCGGCCCGGCGGGTGGGATTCCGCCGCATCCGGCTGAATGCCGTGGCGATCCGCGGCATCACCGAGGCGCAGATCGTGCCGCTCGGACGTTTTGCGCGGGAGCACGGCTTCGAGCTGCGCTTTATCGAGTTCATGCCGCTGGATGCCGACGCCGCCTGGGACAATTCGCAGGTGCTGTCGGGCGAGGAAATCCGCCGCGTGCTGGAAGCTGAAATCGCGAGGCTCGAACCGCTGCCCGTGGTGGATCCCAGCCAGCCGGCTACGGATTATCGCTTCGTCGACGGTGGCGGCACGATAGGGTTCATCAATCCGGTCACGCAGCCCTTCTGCGGCGATTGCAATCGCCTGCGGCTGACGGCCGAGGGTCAGGTGCGGAATTGCCTCTTCTCGACGACCGAATGGGACGCCCGGGCACTGCTGCGCCGCGGCGCGGCCGACGCCGAACTGGCCGAACTCGTTCGATCGTGCGTGGCGGCCAAGAAGGCCGGTCACGGCATCAACAGCGACGCGTTTCTAAAGCCCGAGCGCGCGATGTATCAGATCGGCGGCTGA
- a CDS encoding aspartyl protease family protein: MRRRLPRPYSGLLFALIAFFLLAATHIQAAGTLTLGPDDGIALDQPRVSVAVVDPTTQQNLGPEFSNSFLLDTGANDILIGGNAYGELQSSNYQTVGQFDDVGIGGTATMDVSKPYEFNFAGDDGVPIALPNTQLLSNPDADLGFDGVVGTPAMMGRTIDIDMSGWSGGNFDTLKTSFLNTAPPVAAAQYHVPLTLQSFPPTPTHPGGPVPTTAPLSTAPVVVANGGHTLNAQFIVDTGAQISIISTATAAALGIDPSKATDSLDLSGIAGTVTVPVVDVASLAVKTTEGVNLTWTDLQVGVYDIDPSIAGIFGMDFLTSGWLGTLLGGPDGYLNHAYFDFRNPASGTATMVLDVNPALNHVSLTGDLNHDNIVNSQDLALVTSNWLASGTGVTGDVNGDGIVNAQDLALISSNWLQGTSANAAAVPEPSASCLILLAAIGLGARLLNHVRRGQLSSPPAPSQRPTAVAGRWSSLGSVP; the protein is encoded by the coding sequence ATGCGCCGCCGTCTTCCGCGGCCGTACTCCGGCTTGCTCTTTGCGCTCATCGCCTTCTTCCTGCTCGCGGCAACGCACATACAAGCTGCCGGGACGCTCACGCTCGGCCCCGACGACGGGATCGCGCTCGATCAGCCGCGCGTGAGCGTGGCGGTCGTCGATCCCACGACGCAGCAGAACCTCGGGCCTGAGTTCTCGAACAGTTTTCTGCTCGATACGGGCGCCAACGATATCCTCATCGGCGGAAATGCCTACGGCGAGTTGCAGTCGTCCAATTACCAGACCGTCGGCCAGTTCGACGACGTCGGCATCGGCGGCACCGCCACGATGGACGTCTCGAAGCCCTACGAATTCAACTTCGCCGGCGACGACGGCGTGCCGATCGCCTTGCCCAACACGCAGCTTTTGTCGAATCCGGACGCCGATCTCGGTTTCGACGGGGTGGTGGGCACTCCGGCCATGATGGGTCGCACCATCGATATCGATATGTCGGGTTGGTCGGGCGGAAATTTCGACACGCTGAAGACCAGCTTTCTGAACACGGCCCCGCCGGTGGCAGCGGCCCAGTATCACGTACCCCTGACGTTACAGAGTTTCCCGCCCACCCCGACGCATCCGGGCGGCCCGGTGCCGACAACCGCGCCACTGTCCACAGCGCCGGTCGTGGTCGCCAATGGCGGTCACACGCTGAACGCGCAATTCATCGTCGATACCGGCGCACAGATTTCGATTATTTCGACGGCCACCGCCGCGGCCCTGGGCATCGATCCGTCGAAAGCGACGGATTCACTCGACCTCAGCGGCATCGCTGGCACGGTCACGGTACCGGTGGTCGACGTGGCATCATTGGCCGTGAAGACGACCGAAGGAGTAAATCTCACGTGGACCGATTTGCAGGTCGGCGTTTATGACATCGACCCTAGCATCGCCGGCATCTTCGGCATGGATTTTCTGACCAGCGGCTGGCTGGGTACGCTCTTGGGCGGACCTGACGGATATTTGAACCACGCCTATTTCGACTTTCGCAACCCGGCCAGCGGCACCGCCACGATGGTCTTGGACGTGAATCCCGCGCTCAATCACGTTTCGCTGACCGGAGACCTGAACCACGACAACATCGTCAACTCGCAGGACCTGGCGCTCGTCACGAGCAACTGGCTGGCTAGCGGCACCGGCGTAACGGGCGATGTGAACGGAGACGGCATCGTTAACGCCCAGGACCTGGCACTGATCTCGTCGAACTGGCTACAGGGGACGAGCGCCAATGCGGCGGCCGTCCCGGAGCCGTCAGCAAGTTGTCTGATCTTGCTGGCCGCGATTGGGCTCGGTGCGCGCCTGCTTAATCACGTGCGTCGCGGCCAACTCAGTTCACCACCCGCTCCATCCCAAAGGCCAACTGCAGTTGCGGGTCGTTGGTCGAGTCTGGGTTCAGTTCCTTGA
- a CDS encoding LON peptidase substrate-binding domain-containing protein, translated as MPPLENLKFDSGSFSGVARLFPLPNLVMFPHVLQPLHIFEPRYCDLLEAALADDRLIAMAVLAPGWEKNYEGRPPIHPVACLGQIATHVRLPDGRHNLLLAGLARVQLGTELPATTSYRSAPARLLDDEHPPAPAAAVESLRQKLLAQFRTRLPDNKEAQGPLAQLMHSGIDLGVLTDIIAYTLDMDLDSKVELLTERNVHARAERLLGLLSGGRSASRAGFPPEFSAN; from the coding sequence ATGCCTCCGCTTGAGAACCTGAAGTTCGACTCCGGCTCCTTTTCGGGCGTGGCGCGGTTGTTTCCGCTCCCCAATCTGGTGATGTTCCCGCACGTGCTGCAGCCGCTGCACATTTTCGAGCCGCGCTATTGCGACCTGCTCGAAGCGGCGCTGGCCGACGACCGCCTGATCGCGATGGCCGTGCTCGCGCCAGGTTGGGAAAAGAACTACGAAGGCCGGCCGCCGATCCATCCCGTGGCCTGCCTGGGGCAGATCGCGACGCACGTGCGATTGCCCGACGGACGCCATAACCTGCTCTTGGCCGGCCTGGCCCGCGTGCAATTGGGAACAGAGTTGCCTGCCACGACATCCTATCGCAGCGCACCGGCCAGGCTGCTCGACGACGAACACCCGCCCGCCCCCGCGGCGGCCGTAGAATCGCTACGGCAGAAACTGCTCGCACAGTTCCGCACCAGGTTGCCCGACAACAAAGAAGCCCAGGGACCGCTCGCGCAGCTCATGCACAGCGGCATCGACCTGGGCGTGCTGACCGACATCATTGCCTACACCCTCGACATGGATCTGGACTCGAAGGTCGAGCTATTGACCGAGCGTAACGTCCACGCCCGCGCCGAACGCTTGCTCGGACTCTTGTCCGGCGGTCGGTCGGCATCGCGCGCAGGGTTCCCACCGGAATTCAGCGCGAATTGA
- a CDS encoding DUF309 domain-containing protein, whose amino-acid sequence MATAEYDPLYLRGIELFNDCEFFESHEAWEELWAEYQGPSRKFYQGLIQAAVALHHFGNGNIRGAKKLYYTSLGYLEPYRPRHEGIDLDKFFAQMQSCFADIINSEEAFPQVEIVPDEIPEIHLDPAPAP is encoded by the coding sequence ATGGCGACGGCCGAATACGACCCGCTCTATCTGCGCGGCATCGAGCTGTTTAACGATTGCGAGTTTTTTGAAAGTCACGAAGCCTGGGAAGAATTGTGGGCCGAATACCAGGGCCCGTCGCGCAAATTCTATCAAGGCCTGATCCAGGCGGCCGTGGCTCTGCACCATTTTGGTAACGGCAACATTCGCGGCGCGAAAAAGCTGTACTACACCAGTCTCGGCTATCTCGAGCCCTACCGTCCGCGGCACGAAGGAATCGACCTGGATAAGTTCTTTGCGCAAATGCAAAGTTGCTTTGCCGACATCATCAACAGCGAAGAGGCCTTTCCCCAGGTGGAAATCGTGCCGGACGAGATCCCCGAGATCCATTTGGACCCGGCACCCGCGCCGTGA
- a CDS encoding redoxin domain-containing protein: MTPFRLARVSIRLLAALAMFHGAARGDTITVLTPGGTAALKQAQVMDGDLWVTPEELKQAIRFELKPEGACCGGVCIPIDRSPAAGFVRQADGTTLFNLSKLARTLREPVVAETEQGVFSFGEVPAVRAADAASGAAPDFALPDRSGKIVHLSDSRGKKVFLVTWASWCGCKLDLAGWQTLYEELRDKNFHIIAVAEDTAGEAAAGEWYDKAKATYTTLIDRDHVVSSLYHMVNVPTGVWIDEQGQIVRPGEVAYSRDVALMSIKVNGSDYVAGLRDWVAHGAKSKYVLQPEQMREKLAGRSADETLADAHFKLATYFQEHDEPALADKHFKEAQQLNPDSWNYHRQQWSYTPKEALGNWLTKVRGLGDKPYYAPLALPAKD, translated from the coding sequence ATGACCCCCTTCCGCCTGGCACGCGTCTCGATCCGATTGCTCGCCGCGTTGGCCATGTTTCACGGCGCCGCTAGGGGCGACACGATCACGGTTCTCACGCCCGGCGGCACGGCAGCGTTGAAGCAAGCGCAAGTGATGGATGGCGACCTTTGGGTAACGCCCGAGGAACTGAAGCAGGCAATTCGTTTCGAGCTGAAGCCGGAAGGCGCTTGCTGCGGCGGCGTCTGCATTCCTATCGATCGTAGCCCGGCGGCGGGCTTCGTCCGCCAGGCCGATGGTACAACGCTGTTTAACCTTTCCAAGCTCGCCCGCACGCTGCGCGAACCGGTTGTCGCCGAGACCGAGCAGGGCGTGTTCAGCTTTGGCGAAGTTCCCGCCGTGCGCGCCGCGGATGCCGCCAGCGGCGCGGCTCCGGATTTCGCCCTGCCCGACCGCTCGGGCAAGATCGTGCATCTGTCCGATTCTCGGGGCAAGAAGGTATTCCTCGTGACCTGGGCTTCCTGGTGCGGCTGCAAGCTCGACCTGGCCGGTTGGCAAACACTGTATGAAGAGCTGCGTGACAAGAATTTTCACATCATCGCCGTCGCCGAGGACACCGCCGGCGAGGCCGCGGCAGGCGAGTGGTACGACAAAGCGAAGGCCACCTACACGACGCTCATCGATCGCGATCATGTCGTCAGCTCGCTTTATCATATGGTGAACGTGCCGACGGGCGTCTGGATCGACGAGCAGGGACAGATTGTACGTCCGGGCGAGGTTGCCTATTCACGCGACGTGGCGCTTATGTCCATCAAGGTAAACGGTTCGGACTACGTAGCGGGTCTGCGCGATTGGGTCGCCCACGGCGCGAAGAGCAAATATGTGCTACAGCCCGAGCAGATGCGCGAAAAGCTCGCGGGGCGATCGGCCGACGAGACGCTCGCCGACGCCCACTTCAAGCTGGCCACCTATTTTCAAGAGCACGACGAGCCGGCCCTCGCCGACAAACATTTCAAAGAGGCACAGCAGCTCAATCCCGACAGTTGGAATTATCACCGCCAGCAGTGGTCGTACACGCCCAAAGAAGCACTCGGCAATTGGCTGACCAAGGTCCGCGGACTGGGCGACAAGCCGTACTACGCGCCGCTCGCGCTACCGGCCAAAGATTGA
- a CDS encoding hemin uptake protein HemP, with the protein MMTDSQQNTPPPSPAHPAMPREINSTDLMKGDREIVIRHGTELYRLNITRSGKLILRK; encoded by the coding sequence ATGATGACCGATTCTCAACAGAACACCCCGCCTCCGTCGCCCGCGCACCCCGCCATGCCGCGCGAAATCAACTCCACGGACCTGATGAAAGGCGACCGGGAGATCGTCATTCGGCACGGCACCGAGCTGTACCGACTGAACATTACGCGCAGCGGCAAGTTGATTCTGCGAAAGTAG
- a CDS encoding anaerobic glycerol-3-phosphate dehydrogenase subunit C produces MDEQRSRIQEDLRGLVAGEVRCDDVFLQLYASDASLYQIKPLGIIRPRSMADVAATLRYARENSIPIHARGAGTGLAGESLGPGLVLDFSKNFRRVLAMGDDWVRVQPGVVLERLNEELRPSGRHFGPDPAMSHVTTMGSVVAIDASGAHWLKYGSARDNIEQLRIILADGTEMNVGREPLVNGACDDPDPLKRELVNQLASLLSQNAELIKSHQPRSLVNRCGYELAGVLEDGYLDFPRLLAGSEGTLALFSEITVRTHPRPKHVGTVLFFFDLMEKAARAVEEIMAAHPSACDVMDRRHLSLARETDPRYAALIPAEAEALLLVELDGPDAQELRERMRQVVDRVRKRKRLAFDSRSATGLGDMELSWRLAQKVVPTLYRLKGSTQALPFIEDIAIPPAALALFLVEMQNVLKRHQVTASLFGHAGHGQLHIRPFLDPNHPEHVKTMAALANDLYEAVFQVGGTISGEHGDGLSRTQFVQRQYGELYPVLREVKRIFDPQNVLNPGKVIGDDPDLMTRNLRPTVLSAPPPAPAEAPPEDATKQLVELELNWTRAELAEVTTSCNGCGACRAQDPTVRMCPIFRFAPSEEASPRAKANLMRAVLSGQMHPQALASDSFKSVADLCVNCQMCRLECPAGVDIPKLMIEAKANYVATNGLRIDDWIMTRLETVGAVGGLLSPFTNWIIRNRQARWVVEKVFGIAQRRKLPRFNSRSFLRRAARRRLTQPTRRSGRKVLYFVDVYANYHDPQLAEALVAVMEHNGVPVFAHPDQRASGMALVSRGAIDAARTIATANVRILAEAIRQGYTIVTAEPSAALCLTREYPLLLDDEETRLVAANTFEACHYLWQMHQTGHLQLDFRPVNATVGYHQPCHLKALQIGSPGESLLRLIPGLSVERNERGCSGMAGTYGLSRKNYRNSLRAGWGLISAMRSGNFQAGTTECSACKMQMEQGTSKPTIHPLKLLALAYGVMPDVATLLTARSEELVVT; encoded by the coding sequence ATGGACGAACAGCGCAGCAGAATCCAGGAAGACCTTCGCGGGCTGGTCGCCGGAGAAGTGCGCTGCGACGACGTATTCCTGCAGCTCTACGCGAGCGACGCCAGCCTGTATCAGATCAAGCCACTGGGCATAATCCGCCCGCGCAGTATGGCTGACGTCGCCGCGACGCTACGCTACGCGCGCGAGAACTCGATTCCGATTCACGCGCGCGGCGCTGGCACCGGCCTGGCAGGCGAGTCGCTTGGGCCCGGCCTCGTGCTCGATTTCTCCAAGAACTTTCGCCGTGTGCTGGCCATGGGGGACGATTGGGTGCGTGTCCAGCCCGGCGTGGTGCTCGAACGTCTGAACGAAGAGCTGCGGCCGAGCGGCCGCCACTTCGGCCCCGATCCTGCCATGAGCCACGTCACCACGATGGGCAGCGTCGTGGCGATCGACGCGTCGGGTGCGCATTGGCTCAAGTACGGCTCGGCGCGCGACAATATCGAGCAACTCCGCATCATCCTGGCCGACGGCACCGAGATGAACGTCGGCCGCGAGCCGTTGGTGAATGGCGCCTGCGACGATCCCGACCCTTTAAAACGCGAGCTGGTGAATCAACTCGCGAGTCTACTTTCGCAAAACGCCGAGCTGATCAAGTCACACCAGCCGCGCAGCCTGGTCAACCGGTGCGGCTACGAGTTGGCCGGCGTACTGGAAGACGGGTATCTCGATTTCCCCCGGCTACTGGCCGGCTCGGAGGGGACGCTCGCCCTATTCTCCGAAATCACCGTCCGCACTCATCCGCGGCCCAAGCACGTCGGCACGGTCCTGTTCTTTTTCGATCTTATGGAAAAAGCGGCGCGCGCGGTCGAAGAGATCATGGCAGCCCACCCCAGCGCGTGCGACGTGATGGACCGTCGCCATCTGAGCCTGGCGCGCGAGACCGATCCGCGCTATGCCGCGCTCATTCCGGCCGAGGCAGAAGCCTTGCTCCTCGTGGAGTTGGATGGCCCTGACGCTCAGGAGCTGCGCGAGCGCATGCGGCAAGTGGTCGACCGCGTGCGCAAGCGCAAGCGTTTGGCCTTCGACTCGCGCTCAGCCACTGGCCTCGGCGACATGGAGCTGTCGTGGCGGTTGGCGCAAAAAGTCGTGCCGACGCTGTACCGTCTGAAGGGCTCGACGCAAGCGCTGCCATTCATCGAAGACATTGCGATTCCGCCGGCAGCCCTGGCCCTGTTCCTGGTCGAGATGCAAAACGTGTTGAAGCGGCACCAGGTCACGGCGTCGCTTTTCGGACATGCCGGGCATGGACAGTTGCACATTCGGCCGTTCCTCGATCCTAACCACCCGGAGCACGTCAAGACGATGGCGGCCCTGGCCAACGATCTGTATGAAGCCGTATTTCAGGTCGGCGGCACCATCAGCGGCGAGCACGGCGACGGGCTGAGCCGCACGCAGTTCGTCCAGCGTCAGTACGGCGAACTTTACCCGGTGCTGCGCGAGGTGAAACGAATCTTCGACCCGCAGAACGTGCTGAACCCGGGTAAGGTCATTGGCGACGATCCCGACCTGATGACGCGCAATCTGCGGCCGACCGTGCTTTCGGCTCCGCCGCCGGCCCCGGCGGAAGCACCTCCCGAGGATGCTACCAAGCAACTGGTCGAATTGGAACTCAACTGGACGCGCGCCGAGTTGGCGGAAGTGACCACAAGCTGCAACGGTTGCGGCGCCTGCCGCGCGCAGGATCCCACGGTGCGCATGTGCCCGATCTTCCGCTTCGCCCCCAGTGAAGAAGCTTCGCCGCGGGCCAAGGCAAACTTGATGCGGGCCGTGCTGTCAGGCCAGATGCATCCGCAAGCGCTGGCGTCCGACTCGTTCAAGAGCGTGGCCGACTTGTGCGTCAACTGCCAGATGTGCCGGCTGGAGTGCCCGGCCGGCGTCGACATTCCCAAGCTAATGATCGAGGCCAAGGCTAATTACGTGGCCACCAACGGCCTGCGGATCGACGATTGGATCATGACGAGGCTCGAAACCGTGGGTGCGGTCGGCGGCCTGCTGAGCCCGTTTACGAATTGGATCATCCGCAACCGGCAAGCGCGGTGGGTCGTGGAAAAAGTATTTGGCATCGCCCAGCGCCGCAAACTGCCGCGGTTCAACTCTCGCAGTTTCTTGCGCCGTGCGGCCCGGCGGCGTCTGACGCAGCCTACTCGCCGCAGTGGCCGCAAGGTCCTGTATTTCGTCGACGTCTATGCCAACTACCACGACCCGCAACTGGCCGAAGCGCTGGTCGCGGTGATGGAACACAATGGCGTGCCTGTTTTTGCCCATCCCGACCAGCGAGCCAGCGGCATGGCGCTGGTCTCGCGCGGGGCGATCGACGCGGCGCGGACCATCGCCACGGCTAACGTGCGCATCCTGGCCGAGGCGATTCGGCAGGGCTATACGATCGTCACCGCCGAACCGTCGGCCGCGCTGTGCCTGACGCGCGAGTATCCGCTTCTGCTCGACGACGAAGAGACGCGCCTGGTGGCGGCCAATACGTTCGAGGCCTGCCATTATCTCTGGCAGATGCACCAGACGGGCCATTTGCAGCTCGACTTCCGGCCCGTTAATGCCACCGTCGGCTATCACCAGCCGTGCCACTTGAAGGCCCTGCAGATCGGTTCGCCGGGCGAAAGCCTGCTGCGGTTGATTCCCGGCCTCTCCGTCGAGCGCAACGAGCGCGGTTGCTCCGGCATGGCGGGCACTTACGGACTGTCGCGCAAGAATTACCGAAACAGCCTGCGCGCCGGCTGGGGTCTGATTTCGGCGATGCGCTCCGGCAATTTTCAGGCCGGCACTACCGAGTGCAGCGCGTGTAAAATGCAGATGGAGCAAGGCACCTCGAAGCCCACGATCCATCCGCTCAAGCTCTTGGCGCTGGCCTATGGGGTCATGCCCGACGTAGCTACCCTGTTGACGGCGCGCAGTGAGGAGTTAGTAGTCACATGA